The stretch of DNA CTGCAATGACCCACTCACAGCTGATCTGCAGACTAATGTAGCACTCCTCAGTGTTGTAAAGAAGTCTTAATAAAGTACATAACATCACATCCGACCAATGCCTATTACCTGCTACTTTTCTCACAATTAAGTAGTTCACTGAAGATTGTTTGGTCTGAATGTTAGACTTTGAATGGCTTTTGTTGAAGTTAAATGCACAGAATATGTGTTCCTCTAAAGGAGCAGGGCCTTGTATTGGCTACAGCTTATATCTCTTTCTACCAAACACTACATACTGTACAGGACTTTCATGGAAATGTCTAGAGGAACAATTCACTAGACACCGAAACCGTATTGTCCATGCTATGCATTCCTGTAGAGAGTAATTGATTTCCTGCAAAATGGGGGAGATAAATAGGTGTGAGGACCGAGTTAACCATTACCTCAGCGATCACATGCAGGAAAAGACGGATGTTTAATCAATCCTCTCATTCAGAAGGTCCATTAGAAGTCAGTCGGTCAAACCAAGAAATCTATCCTCCTGTTTGTCACACAGAGCTAAATTGTATTCTCTGCTAGATGATGTGGATGGCCCTAGAGCTTGTATGATGATGTTTGTGCATAGTGTATAGGCCTATACATGTATGGAGGGGATATGCTCACATCTGTAAAGTGGCAATTGATTAATACTTGTAGTCTGACAGAATGGAAAACAATAATGAAATCAATGTATTATAGCCTGTATTTTTGTTATTAAATGGCTAGAGCTGCAGGTTAGTCCCCAATGATGTCATCGTTATAGCCAACaaactcctacaatgtgatttagaGGCGAAGCTAGAGGCGAAAAAAACCcactagatcacctttactccacacacagagacacatacaaagctcgtcctccatttggcaaatctgaccataactctatcctcatTATTCCTGCTTAGaagcaaaaactaaaacaggaagtaGCAATGACgctctcaatacggaagtggtccgatgaagcagatGTTAAGCTAGaggactgtttcactagcacagactggaatatgttccgggattcatctgatggcattgaggagtttaccacatcagtcaccagcttcattaacAAGTGCATCAAcgtcgtcgtccccacagtgaccgtacgtacatatcccaaccagaggccatggattacaggcaacatccgcactgagcaaaAAGatggagctgccgctttcaaggagtaggACAGTAATCCgggcgcttataagaaatcctgctatgccctccgatgaaccatcaaatgGGCAGAGtgccaatacaggaccaagatcgaatccagctacaccggctctgatgctcgtcaaatgtggcagggcttgcaaactatcatggattacaaaaggaaacccagccgcgaactgtccagtgacgcgagcctaccttCTACATACTTTCAATGCTAGCAACActaaaccatgcatgagagcaccagctgttccggacgactgtgtgatcatgctctccgtggccaatgtgagtaagacctttaaacaagttaacattcacaaggctgcagggccagatggattaccaggacgcatactcagagcatgcactgaccagcaagcttgtcttcactgacattttcaacctctgcctgacccagtctgtaatagcTACAtgttttcaagcagaccaccatagtccctgtgcccaagaacaccaaggtaacctgtctaaatcaccctgtagcactcacatctgtaaccattaaatgctttgaaaggctggttatggctcacatcaacaccatcatcccagacaacctggacccactccaattcgcatatcgcctcaacagatccacagatgacgcaatctctattgcactccacactgccctttcccaccagaaaaaaggaacacctacgttaGAATGCTGTtctttgactacagctcagcattcaacaccatagtgccctccaagctcataacTAAACGAAGgatcctgggattaaacacctccctctgcaactggatcctgggctTCCTgaggggccgcccccaggtggtgagggtaggcaacaacacatctgccacgctgaccctcaacacaggggcccctcgggtgcgtgcttagtcccctcctgtactccctgttcaccctacGACTGTggggccgcgcacgactccaacatcatcaagtttgcagacgacacaacagtggtaggcctgatcactgacaacgatgagatagcctactgggagaggtcagagacctggcagtgtggtgccaagacaacaacctctccctcaacgtcagcaagacaaggagctgattgtggattaCAGGAATCAGAatgccgagcacgcccccattcacatcgacagggctgtagtgaagcaggtcgagagcttcaagttcggAGTCCACATCACTgagaattatcatggtccacacacaccaacacattcgtgaagagggtacgacaacgcctcttccccctcaggaggctgaaatgaTTCggtatgggccctcagatcctcagttatacagctgcaccattgagagcatcttgactggctgcatcaccgcttggtatggcaaaaaaagccatattataacatgtgttgtgataattgcgttgtttgctctataacctgttagttcatatgccttgtgaccgtgatatataggcctaaaagccgagacaataagaagatacagtggcagaataaattcaaccacacctttgtttcatcacaaaaccggagagcaacctgtctggtgaagtccacaaagcatattgcatgtaacacacagttatagtgcattcggaaagtattcagaccccttccctttttccacattttgttacattacagccttattctaaaattgatttttttttttataatcctcatcaatctacacacaataccccataatgacaaagcgaaaacaggtttttagaaatgtttgcaaatgtattaaaaataaaaaactgaaatactcagaccctttgctatgaaacttgaACTTGAGCTCacgtgtatcctgtttccattgatcatccttgagatgtttctacaacttgattggagtccatctgtggtaagtacaattgattggacatgatttggaaaggcacacacctgtctatataaggtcccccagttggcacctaaaggactctcagaccatgagaaacaagatcctctggtctgatgaaaccaagattgaactctttggcctgaatgccaagcatcacgtctggaggaaacctggcaccatccctacggtgaagcatggtggtggcagcatcatgctgtggggatgtttttcagcagcagggactgggagactagtcaggatcgagggaaagatgaacggagcaaagtacagagagatccttgatgaaaacctgctccagagcgctcaggacctcagactggggcaaaggttcaccttccaacaggacaacgactctaagcacacagccaagacaacgcaggagtggcttcgggactagtctctgaatgtccttgagtggcccagccagagcccggacttgaacccgaactaaaatctctggagagacctgaaaatagctgtggagcgacgctccccatccaacctgacagagctttagacgatctgcagagaagaatgggagaaactccccaaatacaggtgtgccaagcttgtagcatcataaagaagactcgaggctgtaatcgcttccaaaggtgcttcaacaaaatactgagtaaagggtctgaatacttatgtaaatgtgatatttccgttttttttattttatacatttctaaaaacctgtttttgctttgtcattatggtatattgtgtgtagattgatgaggggggaaaaactatttaatccattttagaataagtctgtaacgtaacaacgtggaaaaagtcaaggggtcttaataaATTCTGAATGCACTGTTTATGACCTACAACGTGGTCAAGAAATGTTAACGTTTCTGACATTTTCAGACCACTaaataactattgatttagaaccacggagagttaccgcaagtcgcaaagaaaacaggagctgcttcCACTATTCGAGCAccacttcaacttcaacatttcaacatcaaatcCCCTATGTTAGTCTTATAAAGTGACAACTGAAAGAtacaaaaaactatttagtccaatcaacgtaagctaaatataatgtggctgtccatggttctgatttcgctctctgtgtgtgtgtgtatgtttgtgtgtgtgtgtgcgcgttcgtgcaagtagaaaaacatgttgactcaccctacttgtagagaaacaccaatgccatcctcctctctttcatgttgatgaaagcgtctatcactctgtcatacagtacacacttttattttttgttgttgtaggtttcctggctaaaatacttgctcgctagcctaacatcctttcatgggcaacgatgagccagcaagttaacattagcatactacatatagctacatattgaacttccatcctctcaggccagggacacaatgtatgaattaatggttggatcagaatcgcagttataatcattggccagtatggagaattaagtaaaaccacaagtccagatccctatctccatccatggctaatttaggaaaaggCCAAttttaagctagctagctagccaccagaggacaacaacacaacagagatacaacaattcaagttgtttatGGCAATTATGTATGCTCTACATGCGATTTGATCgtagtgaagccaaatccaaactggctttcCTTTACCGTTTTTTTtagtgcgccaggaccattcacagttgagctcgctcagtttagctcaactcTGATTGGCTTTTTtttaatcaagggaggccaaTGCTCGCTggtttcccttgcattcaatgctacgggcggcaacaatgtcatactcttttggaccagacaacgtcagatagatggcctacacatacagcgACACAGTGGCGCTGTTTCGGTCGCagggatgctttctccggtgagatctATTCAGcttcttgcgaattgaaggaaaagtaTGAAACAGACAGGCGAAATATAAATTATTGAATATGTTTAAtatggcttcccttggcatccatgaatacacgccactggtacggatgcaccaagtctggaacatgcaggaccctgaacagcttcatccctgaacagcttctatccccaagccacaAGACTACTAAATTATTAGTCTATTCAAATAGCTACCCCtactatctgcatttacccttttttgAGTCATCACATACACAAGACTACTAAATTATTAGTCTATTCAAATAGCTACCCCgactatctgcatttacccttgTTTTTGagtcatcacatacgctgctgctactgttgattatctatcctgttgcctagtcactttatccctccAAACCTGTATGTACAtaatctacctcaattaccttgtacccctgcacatcgactcggtactagtACCAAtgtgtatagccaagttatcgttactcattgtgtatttattaatCGTGTCATTATGTCAAtttttttctctgcattgttgagaagttcccgtaagcatttcactgttagtttacacctgttgtttacgaagcatgtgacaaataacatttcatttgatTTCTATGGAGAGGTTTATGAGGATGTGAAGTATTAAGATCACCCACTAGGGGGTGTTATAACCCTAAACTAATGTTGGGAAATGCAACACAGCTCCTCGAACCATATTCTAATCATTGCACTGATGCTTATGGTGATTTTTAGACAGGACCTACACCGGTCATGAACAGACCATCACAATCCAGCAAGCTTTGCGGCAAAGATTTCTGCATAGTCTAAGGTTGGCTACATCTAAACACCAGCCTTTTCCATGTGAGATGATTTAGATGGTAAGCAGGCCATTGattattttcaaatcaaattttattagtcacatacacatatttagcagatgttattgcgggtgtagcgaaatgcttgtgttcctagctccaacagtgcagtagtatctaacaattcacaacaatacacacaaatcttaaAGTAAAATAATCGAATTAATAAATATTTTTAATATTAGGATGAGTAATgtctgagtggcattgactaaaatacagtagaatagaatacagaatatacatataaaatgagtaaagcagtatgtaaacattattaaggtgactagtgttccattattaaagtggaacATTACATGTGCTTGCAATTATGATCTGGTGATTAGAACTACCAAAAATGTTTAAATTCAAGGTTGTATTTGAATATGAGTCATCTGCCTGTTTATGACCTAGGTATTTGTGTAATAAAGTGTTCATGAATATAAAAAATACCATCACTATGTAGCCTTCCCAGATACCATGTGTGATGTTTCATGCAAATAAGACACAGAGATTTTCTTTTTTTAAGAACATTGTTGTATTTAACAATGGAATTTTAGAAATAAATAAAGCATATACAATTGAACAAAAAAAGTTTAAAAATGTCAACTTGATGAATGATATTGCCATAATGAGACAACAGCATTTCACTTGACACAGGTAGAAAGTATTGCATTGTTCAATGATTGTGGACCAGAGAACGCCTCTCATCTTCATATCATTTACATACCCTTGCtcaagtacaaaacaacaaaatgggTGTATGAAAAGTAATCAGTTACCACCTGGTATCGTAACAATAATGTGCAAATCAATTAAATAATACAGTATTGCATCACTTAAAAGTGCTCTATAAAAGGTGCCAACATTCTTCAAAAAAGAGGAGGAGAATTAAATCCTGTTTCCCCAGAAGCCTTTGCTCCTGGCTCTGATCGTCGCCTGGAGAACTGTCTCTTTAACATGAAAAGAAAAACAATGAACCATTTCACAGGAGTCAGTCCAGTGGCAGCACACACAAGCACTTTTCTACTTTATCTTTTCCCAGTGGTCTGATATCCCAGTGTCTGTTTCTTAGGGGTGTTTGTGCGTAGCTGGGAAATCATCCCAATTAGAAAGTAGACTGGATCTACTAGACATTGGTGGAGTAACAGtgataagacaaaaaaacaagtcAACAACAGGTTCATAGGTCAGTTCCCAATTAAGTATCCCTCCTCCAACAAGCATTAGGCCAATCAAGATATATGGTCTGGAAAGAAATAGTACCTATGTAACAGACAACACTATGCCTCCATACATGGATGAAAAACGACACATTCTTATCTTGAGAATTAAAACAATTATTATTGGTAAGGCAAAAAAACACTTCTCAAATATCCTGTCTGTATCGATAAACGAATACACATAAAAACATGATCAGAAATACACAACACAATGTAGTGCTTTGGTGGCAACTGGAAGAGAGAGAAACGCATTATTGCTCTACTTGGGGGAGAATACATTGTCTGTATTGCAGTGTTGACTTGAAACGTTATTGTTGTGTAGAGATTTCCCAGTTTATCTGCCTCAGTCTGTTTGAAAAGAAAAGACGCTGGGGTACTTGAGCACATCCAAAAGCGCCAGAAAAAACATCCTATACCTTTTCTGAACAAGGCACTGACCATAAAACAGAAAAAACTAACTTTCCCCTCAAAAGCATATCTGTCCATCTGACCGAGCCTATTACATGGAACACCAGGGGTTGCCCGGCTGTGTAGCAAGGGCTCAGACGTTCAATTGGCACCGTCTCAGAAAGCTAGTCTCTTTATCTCAACGGCCTCTCCTCCTGCACAAGGGGGGCGCTTTTATTCTGTCATTCATCAGCAGTCCTACtccaggagaagagaggagaggagggggtgcaTGGGAGATAGGATggggatgtcagggacaggaagctggacaggacgctagtagAGCACCTGTCACAACTGAAGAGCCTCCTGCTCTCCATCAGGAAGCCACTAAATGACTGagcgctctttctctctctttccccctcctcccctctttgcTCTTTCgttttctctgcatctctgcacaCAGCCATTCACCCCTCTCAGCAAGACTGGAGAGGCTTTGGAAAACTCCACAGGAAATGAAAGAGATGGACTGCAACTTAGAAGTCTGCCGCCCCGTCCTTCGCACTAAACCAGGGGAACTGCATATCTTCTTGAGCCTGTTTTCAGAAAAAGCTTATTTAATGTTCATTAAATAGTGATGAGTATGTGTGTCATATTCTATACAGTTTTTTGAGTCAGGCAGCAGCATAGGCACCCTCAGTTTTTAATTGTCAATGGACCTTTCAGCTTATACCAGTTAGGAGAAgagaacctctctctctctctgccctggaTAGTGAGAGGAATGGGGCTGACAGGAGCCCCCCGGGTCAGTTCAGTGTCAATATCTGTCTGTGGGGGCGGGGCATCAGCAGCTGGGCGAGGTTGTGATTGGACTGTGCAGGTAGGCCAGGCTGCTGGGCTGGCCATGTGCTACCACGGAGACGGGGAAGCTGAATATGAAGGGCGAGGTGGGAGTGGAGGAAGACTTGGGGCCCAGGCTGGCTGCCGAGGGGCTGGCGGCCTCCACCGCACATGACGTGGCCAGCACCTGGGACTCAAACTGCAGCAGCTGACCCATGAAGCTGAAATTAGGGGAGATGATACTGCGGCGTTGCTTGACGAACTCAAAGGCTTCGTCCAGGCGAACACGCTTCTTCTTCATCAGGTACGCTAGGCAGATGGTGGCAGAGCGAGAGATGCCCGCCTGGCAGTGTACCAGCACACGCCCGTTAGAGTCTTTTACCGAGtctgaagagagacacagagagatatggGGTTCAGAATTGACTCCAGGATATAGATATGCACAGGATAGGTAATACATAGTGCTCAGGATGATCTGTTGTCATGGTCCATAAGCTTTGTTGATAGACACTTCTaataaagctgtgtgtgtgtcagtcaccagatctccacccaattgaacacttatgggagattctggagcggcgcctgagacagtgttttcacccaccatcaacaaaacaccaaattatggaatttcttgtggaagaatggtgttgcctccctccaatagagtcccagacacttgtagaatctatgccaaggcgcattgaagctgctctggcggctcgtggtggcccaacgcccgaTTAAGACACTATAttggcgtttcctttattttatatACAGTTTCCAGTATATCCTGcatccaagacacctacagcagcCCTTTCCATACATAAACATTTCTCACCATGAGAAATAGCAACAACAGGGGATATGCCCTCATCACAGGGAGGCCATTCTGAGTAGTAATGCACACATATTTCTACATAGGTAGAATTTCATAAATACTAATTAAAACACAGACATGTGGTATCCCGTTCTATACAAGTGCAGTCGTGTTCTctcgcgtgcacacacacaggtaactccAACTAACGCGGCGGCGCACCCAAGAACAGTGGATGAGTCAGACTCTGATCCCTAAGCAGCCAGCTCTGACGCATTTAAGCCCATACacgcttatacacacacacacacacacacctccaagcCTACTGGGGTCTCCACACAACATTGCAGAGGTTTTCATGTGGAGTGTGACACACCATAGAGTGTGTGTATTCCACCAAGATGGAACTTCTAGGAGCTACGCCCTCCTATCCTCCCTCATGCTAATCCCTAACCATTAGAGCCCCCAATGACTATAGCTCAGCACTCCTCTCCCTCCGTCACCCATATCAACAAAGCATTTTGAGCATGGGCAACACTCACACTGAGATTCTGCATGCGCACATTATTTACTAGCTATTTATTACCAATTATTTATTCTAAAATGTTCTCCCTTCAGTTAGGCTATTACCTGGCACGGAATGAAAATGTTCTCTCAAATACATTATGCCTCCCAGGTTAGAAAAATACTTCAAACCATTACTCATACACTAGCATTAATTACCAAAGGAGCCATCTGTACAACATGTTCTTGAAAAGCTATCAATTAAAGTAAGAATCTCTTCCCTGCAAGAAGACAACCTTCCATCACATGACCAAATTAACATTCTACTGAGCTATAATGCAGCTGGACCATGTAATTCTCCTTCTGctcatgatgatgatgaggatgaagaATATGTAttagtttgcgtcccaaatggcaccctgttccctttatagtgcactactttgactcgggttaaaagaagtgcactatagggaatagggtgtcatttgggatataTCCTATGTATTCTTCTAAGAAATTGAAACTTACCGATAAACTCAATGGCTTCTATGAACCAGGAGCTGATGTCCTCTTTGTGGTTGTCCTCCACAGGAATGCACTTGTACTGGTAGACCCCCTCGAAGTGGTTGGGACAGTTAGAGGACACATTGAGCAAGGCCGAGATGCCCATGCCGTCCAGCATGTCCTTTTTGGA from Coregonus clupeaformis isolate EN_2021a unplaced genomic scaffold, ASM2061545v1 scaf0506, whole genome shotgun sequence encodes:
- the LOC121582214 gene encoding dual specificity protein phosphatase 4-like, which gives rise to MFQAGPVEILPFLYLGSAFHASKKDMLDGMGISALLNVSSNCPNHFEGVYQYKCIPVEDNHKEDISSWFIEAIEFIDSVKDSNGRVLVHCQAGISRSATICLAYLMKKKRVRLDEAFEFVKQRRSIISPNFSFMGQLLQFESQVLATSCAVEAASPSAASLGPKSSSTPTSPFIFSFPVSVVAHGQPSSLAYLHSPITTSPSC